The following is a genomic window from Candidatus Neomarinimicrobiota bacterium.
CGAATCCGATGCCGACGTCGCCGCCGAATGGCGGGCGCCGGTCGCGGCGCCGGCATGACGATGACTTGCCGGCGATGCCCTGAACGGCGATACCGTGATTGGCGATGCTCTGAACGGCGATGAAAGTCTCTGATTTCGATTTCGATCTGCCGCGCCAGATGATCGCCGGCCGGCCCGTGGCGCCGAGGGATAGTGCGCGCCTGCTCGAGGTGGGTGAGAGTTTGGGCGATCATTCCATCCGCGACCTGCCCGGCCTCCTCCGGCCGGGCGACGTGTTGGTGCTGACCAAAGCACTTGGCACGGGCTTTATCACGACCGCGTTCAAAGCTGGAAAATGCCCGGACGATGTCATCGCGACGGCGAGCGAAAGCATGGCGGCGCTGAACGCGGCCGGCAGCGCAGCAGCGATTGCCGTTGGCGCTCGCGCCTCGACGGACATCACCGGATTCGGCTTGGCTGGTCATGCGGGCGAAATGGCGCAGGCAAGTGATGTGACTATCGTTATTGACTTGCACCGTTTGCCGCTGTTGCCGGGTGCCGAAGCTCTCGCCCGCCAGGGCAACAAGACACGCGCCAGTGTCAGCAATCGCGGCTTCGCCGAGCCAATGTTGCGCATCGAGGGTGAACCAGACCCCCTGCGTCTGGAGTTTGCCTTCGATGCTCAGACGTCTGGCGGGCTGCTGATCAGCGTTGCCGAAGATCGAGCGGAAGACTTGGTCGCGCGAGCAAAAGATGCCGGCGCAGCGGCAACCAGCGTGATTGGCGAAGTGCGTGAGAAGTCAGACGTTTCACTCGTCTTGCGAGGCTAAGGTTAGTGGTCAATCACAGTTGCTCGACTCTCCGAGTCGTGAATACTCGACTCGGAGAGTCGAGCAACAGTCACAAGTTAGATTTTGCGGCGAAGCCTGAGGCTAGCAGCC
Proteins encoded in this region:
- the selD gene encoding selenide, water dikinase SelD — encoded protein: MKVSDFDFDLPRQMIAGRPVAPRDSARLLEVGESLGDHSIRDLPGLLRPGDVLVLTKALGTGFITTAFKAGKCPDDVIATASESMAALNAAGSAAAIAVGARASTDITGFGLAGHAGEMAQASDVTIVIDLHRLPLLPGAEALARQGNKTRASVSNRGFAEPMLRIEGEPDPLRLEFAFDAQTSGGLLISVAEDRAEDLVARAKDAGAAATSVIGEVREKSDVSLVLRG